A region of Chloracidobacterium sp. DNA encodes the following proteins:
- a CDS encoding HAD family phosphatase, with product MIKAILMDFNGVIINDEPVQMRAYQEVLKEESIDLTEADYLASLGMDDRTFVEAAFKRAGKSIEKVDVEEIVAAKSAKWKTIVDADLPLFEGIGDFVEKMAQEFALGIVSMAGWNEINFVLDKSGLAKHFSTIVSAADVSKCKPDPECFRIGFRQLDAVRTSQGHLPMTHGECLVIEDSPPGIVGARNADLPALGVTNTVSAAQLRAAGAMAVATDLRDWMPESIRRVFV from the coding sequence ATGATCAAAGCAATATTAATGGACTTTAACGGGGTTATTATCAACGATGAGCCTGTTCAGATGCGGGCCTATCAAGAGGTACTCAAAGAAGAAAGTATTGACTTGACTGAGGCAGACTATTTGGCGTCTTTAGGAATGGACGACCGGACTTTTGTTGAGGCAGCTTTCAAACGGGCAGGGAAGTCGATCGAGAAGGTCGATGTTGAAGAGATCGTTGCAGCCAAATCAGCCAAATGGAAAACGATAGTCGATGCTGATCTCCCGCTTTTTGAAGGGATCGGTGATTTTGTTGAAAAGATGGCCCAAGAATTCGCCCTCGGCATCGTCAGTATGGCCGGTTGGAACGAGATCAATTTTGTGCTGGATAAAAGCGGTCTTGCCAAGCATTTTTCAACGATCGTAAGTGCAGCCGACGTATCGAAATGCAAGCCTGATCCGGAGTGTTTTCGTATTGGATTTAGACAGCTCGATGCGGTTCGCACATCGCAAGGCCATTTGCCAATGACGCACGGCGAATGCCTGGTTATCGAAGATTCACCTCCGGGAATTGTCGGTGCCCGAAACGCCGATCTGCCCGCGCTCGGCGTGACTAATACTGTATCTGCTGCGCAATTAAGAGCTGCCGGAGCGATGGCGGTTGCAACTGACCTGCGCGACTGGATGCCTGAGTCGATACGACGGGTTTTTGTGTAA
- a CDS encoding FAD-binding oxidoreductase, translating to MQVKTQMDDLQNYLTDASNMQGGYAVKLFIPESAEEIAQIIREANESKTPVTISGARTGTVGGAIPFGGYVVSLEKLNKIEINEDLRSATVGSGVILADLQKEVDAEGLFYPPDPTEWSCQIGGTVATNASGARSFKYGATRNYVKRLKVVLADGQILELRRGEFTADDNGWIALTTKIGEIRVKAPTYERPNVRKNVSGYFNESPLDAVDLFVGSEGTLGVITEIELTLLRKPEGFFSGIVFFEREADLLKFVESAKTSSISNRRSEISNSIDAALIEYFDAHALNFISENFPETPGEMAGAIFFEQETTAETEDLLLEAWNALLEKHNADLERSWFTTNEQDREKMRAFRHALPVAVNERISKYKQRKVGTDMAVPDANFGSFLRYYKVTLEASGIDHVIFGHIGDCHLHANMLPKNAEEAEKARHIYSRCIAQAIMLGGTVSAEHGIGKLKLKYLAAMMGERYLNEMAEVKRALDPNGILGRGNMFDEKYIN from the coding sequence ATGCAAGTTAAAACGCAGATGGACGATCTGCAAAACTACCTCACCGACGCCAGCAATATGCAGGGCGGTTACGCCGTGAAGCTGTTTATTCCCGAATCGGCCGAGGAGATCGCACAGATCATTCGTGAGGCAAATGAGAGCAAGACACCGGTCACGATCTCCGGCGCGAGGACCGGAACGGTTGGAGGTGCGATCCCGTTTGGGGGGTATGTTGTTTCGCTTGAAAAGCTAAACAAGATCGAGATCAACGAAGATCTGCGTTCAGCTACAGTTGGAAGTGGTGTGATTTTGGCCGATCTGCAAAAGGAGGTTGATGCTGAAGGGTTGTTTTATCCGCCGGATCCAACCGAATGGAGTTGCCAGATCGGCGGTACGGTTGCGACGAACGCTTCGGGAGCGAGGAGTTTCAAATACGGTGCAACGCGAAATTATGTCAAGCGATTAAAAGTCGTCCTTGCTGATGGCCAAATTTTGGAATTGCGACGCGGTGAGTTTACGGCTGATGACAATGGCTGGATAGCTTTGACAACAAAGATTGGTGAGATTCGCGTCAAGGCCCCAACATACGAGCGGCCCAACGTGCGTAAAAATGTCAGCGGTTATTTCAACGAGTCGCCGCTCGACGCCGTCGATCTGTTTGTCGGCAGCGAAGGCACGCTTGGGGTTATTACTGAGATCGAATTGACGCTGCTGCGAAAGCCGGAAGGTTTTTTTAGCGGAATTGTGTTTTTTGAACGGGAAGCCGATTTATTAAAATTTGTGGAATCGGCTAAAACCTCATCAATCTCAAATCGGAGATCTGAAATCTCAAATAGTATCGATGCGGCATTGATCGAATATTTTGACGCCCACGCTCTCAACTTCATTTCGGAAAACTTTCCCGAAACGCCAGGTGAAATGGCAGGGGCAATCTTCTTTGAGCAGGAAACAACTGCCGAAACGGAAGATTTGCTTCTTGAAGCTTGGAATGCGTTGCTCGAAAAGCACAATGCCGATCTTGAGCGTTCATGGTTTACGACAAACGAGCAGGATCGTGAAAAGATGCGTGCATTTCGTCACGCCCTGCCGGTTGCGGTCAATGAACGTATTTCAAAGTATAAGCAGCGAAAGGTCGGAACCGACATGGCAGTGCCGGATGCAAATTTCGGTTCATTTTTGCGATATTACAAAGTGACGCTTGAGGCCAGCGGGATCGATCACGTCATTTTTGGACATATCGGCGATTGTCACCTTCATGCGAACATGCTGCCTAAAAACGCCGAAGAAGCGGAGAAGGCTCGGCACATTTACAGCCGCTGCATCGCTCAGGCTATCATGCTTGGAGGAACGGTTTCGGCTGAGCATGGCATCGGTAAACTTAAGCTAAAATATCTCGCGGCAATGATGGGTGAGCGGTATTTAAATGAGATGGCCGAAGTTAAGCGGGCATTGGATCCCAACGGAATACTTGGACGCGGGAATATGTTTGACGAAAAATATATAAATTAA
- the uvrB gene encoding excinuclease ABC subunit UvrB — MQFRLISENTPKGDQPEAIRQIVEGLNDGVKNQVLLGITGSGKTFTIANVIAKTQRPTLVLAHNKTLAAQLYQEFKTFFPENSVEYFVSYYDYYQPEAYVPAADLYIEKEATVNEEIDRLRLSATRALFERRDVIVVASVSCIYGLGDPDAYFGMLIFIEPGMKIKREEFLQKLVELQYERVNIDFERGVFRVRGDVVELYPSYQDQAYRIEFWGDEIDAIYTIDPLLGEVVKKHESRVPIYPKTHYVMSRPVIKRAIQTIRAELEIHEEFLVKEGKVVEAQRLHQRTMYDLEMIKEMGFCRGIENYSRHLTGKLPGEPPPTLLDYLPDNALMVIDESHQTVPQLGAMFKGDQSRKGTLVEYGFRLPSAKDNRPLNFQEFEERVGQTIYVSATPGPYELTKTEGEVIEQIIRPTGLLDPIVEVRPVKGQIDDLLEECRLRAERNERVLVTTLTKRMSENLSEYFAEVGVKVRYLHSDIVTLERIKILRDLRRGEYDVLVGINLLREGLDLPEVSLVAILDADKEGFLRSQSSLIQTMGRAARNSDGKAILYADKITKSMEYAISETERRRKIQEEYNTEHGITPTTIIKSIDATLVTAYEADYFKIPLDIDSIEEYSPKQLKETIAQLEADMRNAAKEMKFEQAAEIRDRLKYLRERELAVR, encoded by the coding sequence GTGCAATTTCGTCTCATTTCTGAAAATACGCCGAAAGGCGACCAGCCGGAAGCAATCAGACAGATCGTTGAGGGTCTAAACGACGGTGTAAAGAATCAGGTGCTGCTTGGCATCACAGGCAGCGGCAAAACGTTTACGATCGCCAACGTGATCGCGAAAACGCAGCGTCCCACACTAGTTCTAGCTCACAACAAGACGCTTGCCGCACAGCTTTATCAGGAATTTAAAACCTTCTTTCCCGAAAACTCTGTTGAGTATTTTGTTTCATATTACGATTACTACCAACCGGAAGCATACGTTCCTGCCGCTGATCTTTACATAGAAAAAGAGGCAACTGTAAACGAAGAAATAGACCGTTTGCGTTTGTCGGCAACGCGTGCGCTTTTTGAGCGGCGGGATGTGATCGTTGTTGCGTCGGTGTCGTGTATTTACGGTCTGGGCGACCCTGATGCATATTTCGGGATGCTCATCTTTATCGAGCCCGGAATGAAGATCAAGCGTGAAGAGTTTTTGCAAAAGCTTGTCGAACTTCAGTACGAACGCGTGAATATCGATTTTGAACGCGGTGTTTTTCGCGTTCGCGGCGACGTTGTCGAATTATATCCAAGCTATCAGGATCAGGCGTATCGAATCGAGTTTTGGGGCGATGAGATCGATGCTATTTATACGATAGATCCGCTGCTTGGCGAGGTTGTAAAGAAGCACGAATCTCGTGTTCCGATCTATCCAAAAACTCACTATGTGATGTCAAGGCCAGTCATCAAGCGAGCGATCCAAACGATCCGTGCCGAACTCGAAATACACGAGGAGTTTCTCGTAAAGGAAGGCAAGGTCGTCGAGGCTCAGCGTCTGCATCAGCGGACGATGTACGATCTCGAAATGATAAAGGAAATGGGGTTTTGTCGCGGCATCGAGAATTACTCGCGGCATCTTACCGGTAAACTGCCTGGCGAGCCGCCGCCGACCTTGCTTGATTATTTGCCTGACAATGCATTGATGGTGATCGACGAATCGCACCAGACTGTTCCACAGCTCGGAGCGATGTTTAAGGGCGATCAGTCGCGAAAGGGAACTCTGGTCGAATACGGATTTCGGCTGCCGTCTGCCAAGGACAATCGGCCGCTGAATTTTCAGGAGTTCGAGGAACGCGTCGGTCAAACGATATACGTTTCAGCCACGCCGGGGCCGTATGAATTGACCAAGACTGAAGGCGAAGTAATAGAACAGATCATTCGCCCTACGGGTTTGCTCGATCCGATCGTCGAGGTTCGGCCTGTAAAAGGACAGATTGATGATCTTCTCGAAGAATGTCGTCTGCGTGCCGAGCGTAACGAGCGTGTACTGGTTACAACGCTAACCAAAAGGATGTCCGAAAATTTGAGCGAATATTTTGCCGAGGTCGGAGTAAAGGTAAGATATCTGCACAGCGATATCGTGACACTCGAACGCATTAAAATTCTACGCGATCTGCGTCGCGGCGAATACGATGTGCTGGTCGGCATCAATCTGCTGCGCGAAGGTCTCGATCTGCCGGAAGTGTCGCTGGTTGCGATCCTTGATGCCGATAAGGAAGGGTTTCTGCGTTCGCAGAGTTCGCTAATTCAGACGATGGGCCGAGCGGCTAGAAACTCTGATGGAAAGGCGATACTTTACGCCGATAAGATAACCAAATCGATGGAATACGCGATCAGCGAAACAGAGCGCCGACGCAAGATCCAGGAAGAATACAACACAGAACACGGCATCACGCCGACCACCATCATCAAATCGATCGACGCGACTTTGGTCACTGCTTACGAGGCCGATTACTTCAAGATCCCGCTCGACATCGATTCAATCGAAGAATATTCGCCAAAACAGTTAAAAGAGACCATTGCCCAACTCGAAGCCGACATGCGCAATGCCGCAAAAGAGATGAAATTCGAGCAGGCAGCCGAAATTCGCGACCGGCTGAAGTATTTGCGTGAGAGGGAACTGGCGGTTCGCTGA
- a CDS encoding peroxiredoxin, giving the protein MSAIINTHNGNSLEGIAIGAAAPDFVLPDEQKREWRLSDHLGNVVVLLLYPQNETLVCTRQLCSVRDNWQNYLDTKAVIVGVSPATPEEHNSFSHSRSLPIPLLADGDRAVTRIYGKHWLYPINLTRAVVVIDAKGIVRNRDIMLRAFRPSDARLITDIYAARGDALNETYADLRNRISAFIRK; this is encoded by the coding sequence ATGTCGGCAATTATCAATACTCACAACGGAAATAGCCTTGAGGGCATTGCGATTGGGGCCGCAGCGCCTGATTTTGTTCTTCCGGACGAACAAAAGCGTGAATGGCGGCTTTCGGACCATCTCGGAAACGTCGTGGTTCTTTTGCTTTATCCTCAAAACGAAACGCTTGTTTGTACACGACAGTTGTGTTCAGTTCGTGATAATTGGCAGAATTACTTAGATACTAAAGCTGTCATAGTAGGAGTTTCACCGGCAACACCAGAGGAACACAATTCTTTCTCTCACAGTCGCAGTTTGCCGATCCCGCTTCTCGCTGATGGGGACAGGGCGGTCACGCGCATATATGGCAAGCATTGGCTGTATCCGATAAATTTGACGCGGGCAGTGGTCGTGATCGATGCGAAAGGTATCGTTAGAAACCGAGATATAATGCTCAGGGCTTTTCGCCCTTCTGATGCTCGTTTGATAACCGACATCTATGCGGCTCGCGGTGATGCTCTTAACGAAACATACGCTGATCTTCGAAATAGGATCTCGGCTTTTATCAGAAAATAA
- a CDS encoding phosphoribosylaminoimidazolesuccinocarboxamide synthase: MTGVNTIFESEIPGLHLLHRGKVRDVYEIDEDRLLLVTSDRISAFDCILPTLIPQKGVVLTQISAFWFDRLQSIVKNHLISANFDEITEIPDGHEELRGRSTLARRTQVFPVECVVRGFLEGSAWKDYLATGSVCGHELPPGLQQCEMLPEPIFTPATKAATGHDENIDFNFFCDIVGPETGRRLRDLSLEIYTAASMFASQTGIIIADTKFEFGRDRDGNVMLIDEVLTPDSSRFWAAKTYEPGHAQPSFDKQFVREYLETLDWDKTPPAPHLPNEVVAATSQRYLQAYKLLTGHDLTEI, encoded by the coding sequence ATGACAGGAGTAAATACCATTTTTGAGTCCGAGATTCCGGGCCTTCACCTATTGCATCGCGGCAAAGTACGCGATGTCTATGAGATCGACGAAGACAGGCTATTGTTAGTCACTTCCGACCGTATTTCGGCTTTCGACTGCATACTGCCAACTCTTATTCCCCAAAAAGGGGTAGTTCTTACCCAGATCTCTGCTTTTTGGTTTGATCGACTGCAGTCGATCGTAAAAAATCACCTGATCTCAGCCAATTTTGACGAGATCACCGAAATCCCCGATGGACATGAAGAATTAAGAGGCCGCTCAACGCTTGCCCGGCGTACACAGGTATTTCCGGTAGAATGTGTCGTTCGAGGTTTTCTGGAAGGCTCCGCGTGGAAGGATTACCTTGCGACGGGCTCGGTTTGCGGGCATGAACTTCCACCCGGCCTACAGCAATGCGAAATGCTGCCCGAACCGATCTTCACGCCCGCGACCAAGGCCGCGACCGGTCACGATGAGAACATCGATTTCAACTTTTTTTGTGACATTGTCGGACCGGAAACAGGGCGTCGGCTGCGCGATCTGTCTCTTGAGATCTATACCGCTGCCTCAATGTTTGCATCACAAACAGGAATCATTATTGCGGATACAAAATTCGAGTTTGGCCGCGACCGCGATGGCAATGTCATGCTTATCGATGAGGTTTTGACGCCGGATTCTTCACGTTTTTGGGCGGCTAAAACATACGAACCGGGCCACGCCCAACCCTCGTTCGACAAACAGTTCGTTCGAGAATATCTTGAAACATTGGATTGGGACAAAACGCCGCCTGCACCGCATCTGCCAAACGAAGTCGTCGCAGCGACTTCACAGAGATACCTGCAAGCATACAAACTGTTAACCGGCCATGATCTGACAGAGATTTGA
- a CDS encoding SDR family oxidoreductase, whose protein sequence is MAFTSKVLVTGGAGFIGSNLAAELIRQGARVSIIDDLTTGFRENLEDIKGDFDFIEGDINDEDALSKAIDGAEIVFHEAALPSVPRSVEDPAETHRVCVDGTFNLLNKARNVGVKRFIYAASSSAYGDQPILPKVETMLPDPLSPYAAAKLTGEYYCRVFNNVYGLETISLRYFNVFGPKQNPASMYSGVISRFIDALLAGKMPVIYGDGEQSRDFTYIANVVNANIKAAQTKVGIGETINVANGERITLNELLTILRTITNTTDSVADYQPPRNGDVKHSQADNRRAIECLDYSVLVGLEEGLRETINWWKSSRFAQART, encoded by the coding sequence ATGGCGTTTACCAGCAAAGTACTAGTCACTGGTGGTGCAGGATTTATCGGATCAAATCTTGCCGCGGAATTGATCCGGCAGGGTGCCCGCGTTTCGATCATCGATGACCTGACGACTGGATTTCGTGAAAACCTGGAAGACATTAAAGGCGATTTTGATTTTATCGAAGGCGATATTAACGATGAAGACGCTCTGAGCAAAGCTATTGATGGTGCCGAGATCGTCTTTCACGAGGCGGCTCTTCCCAGCGTGCCGCGTTCGGTCGAAGATCCTGCTGAGACACATCGTGTGTGCGTTGACGGAACATTCAATCTTCTCAACAAAGCAAGGAACGTTGGAGTCAAAAGATTCATTTATGCCGCTTCGAGTTCGGCTTACGGTGATCAGCCTATATTGCCAAAGGTCGAAACGATGCTTCCTGACCCGCTTTCACCTTATGCCGCGGCAAAATTGACCGGCGAATATTATTGCCGCGTTTTCAATAATGTTTACGGCCTTGAAACTATCTCGCTCAGATATTTTAATGTGTTCGGTCCGAAGCAAAACCCTGCCTCGATGTATTCCGGTGTGATCTCACGTTTCATCGACGCTCTACTGGCTGGAAAAATGCCGGTAATTTATGGTGACGGCGAACAGTCTCGCGATTTTACGTATATTGCCAATGTCGTGAATGCAAACATCAAAGCCGCTCAAACGAAAGTAGGTATTGGTGAGACGATCAATGTCGCGAACGGCGAACGGATCACGCTTAATGAACTTTTGACCATCCTAAGAACAATCACGAACACCACAGACTCAGTTGCCGATTATCAACCGCCACGGAACGGTGATGTCAAACACTCGCAGGCCGACAACCGGCGTGCGATCGAGTGTCTCGACTATTCGGTACTGGTTGGGCTGGAAGAGGGTTTGAGAGAAACGATCAACTGGTGGAAATCGAGTCGCTTTGCACAAGCCCGAACGTAA
- a CDS encoding UDP-glucose/GDP-mannose dehydrogenase family protein, translating to MNIAVIGTGYVGLVTGACFAEFGVDVTCVDVDIAKVEKLNKGVIPIYEPGLDAIVEKNVEAGRLHFTTDIKSAVEKALVVFLAVGTPPQEDGTPDMSYYRQAAKDVANAMNGYKVLVTKSTVPVGTGKWLKEFVGENVATPTEFGVASNPEFLREGAAITDFMRPDRVVIGSNEPRAIEVMKDLYRPLYLIETPIIITSLEAAELIKYAANAFLATKITFINEVANLCDAIGCDVHDVARGMGMDNRIGRKFLHPGPGYGGSCFPKDTRALTTVADQFGVETLIVDAVIEANERQRDAMIPKIEKMAGGLTGKQIGVLGLSFKPETDDMRESPATDIIKELIKRGASVKAYDPVAMAEAKHVLPDIEYAVDEYDAITGADMMVIITEWNQFRALDMERVKKLLKAPKIADLRNVYEPDDMRELGFEYVGVGR from the coding sequence ATGAATATAGCTGTTATTGGAACCGGATATGTAGGTTTAGTTACTGGGGCATGTTTTGCAGAGTTTGGCGTTGACGTCACCTGTGTTGATGTTGATATTGCTAAGGTCGAAAAGCTGAATAAGGGCGTAATTCCCATCTATGAGCCTGGATTGGATGCCATAGTTGAGAAGAATGTTGAGGCTGGCCGCCTTCACTTTACGACTGACATTAAAAGCGCGGTTGAAAAAGCTCTGGTAGTCTTCCTTGCTGTTGGCACTCCGCCGCAAGAAGATGGAACGCCCGACATGAGCTATTATCGTCAGGCGGCAAAGGATGTCGCCAATGCGATGAACGGTTACAAGGTATTGGTCACAAAATCGACCGTTCCTGTCGGGACCGGAAAATGGCTAAAAGAGTTTGTCGGCGAAAATGTGGCTACTCCGACTGAATTCGGCGTGGCTTCCAATCCGGAATTTCTCCGTGAAGGTGCTGCGATCACCGATTTTATGCGCCCCGACCGCGTCGTCATAGGCAGCAACGAGCCTAGAGCCATCGAGGTGATGAAGGATCTCTACAGGCCGCTCTACCTTATCGAAACTCCGATCATCATTACCTCGCTCGAAGCTGCGGAACTTATCAAATACGCCGCAAACGCGTTTCTCGCGACAAAGATCACGTTTATTAATGAGGTCGCCAATCTGTGCGATGCGATCGGTTGCGATGTTCACGATGTCGCCCGCGGCATGGGAATGGACAATCGAATTGGCCGCAAGTTTTTGCATCCAGGACCAGGTTATGGCGGTTCATGTTTTCCAAAAGATACTCGAGCATTGACGACCGTTGCAGATCAATTTGGGGTCGAAACCTTGATCGTCGATGCTGTTATCGAAGCGAACGAGCGACAGCGCGACGCAATGATCCCTAAGATCGAGAAAATGGCAGGCGGGCTGACCGGCAAGCAGATCGGCGTTCTCGGCCTCTCGTTCAAGCCGGAAACCGACGACATGCGCGAATCGCCCGCGACCGACATTATTAAGGAATTAATAAAACGTGGTGCCTCTGTAAAGGCATATGATCCGGTCGCTATGGCCGAGGCGAAACACGTCCTGCCCGATATCGAGTATGCAGTTGATGAATACGATGCGATCACCGGAGCGGATATGATGGTCATCATCACAGAATGGAACCAGTTCAGAGCGCTCGATATGGAAAGGGTGAAGAAACTTTTAAAGGCACCAAAGATTGCCGATCTTCGCAACGTATATGAACCCGACGATATGCGCGAGCTTGGTTTTGAGTACGTTGGGGTAGGTCGTTAA